One region of Aeromicrobium sp. Sec7.5 genomic DNA includes:
- a CDS encoding YqjF family protein yields MTTLDPRPPALAGPRIMRQTWADLTYVHWAVDPERVAPLLPPGTRPDALDGATYVGLIPFVMRRAGFGRGPAIPWLGDFLETNVRLYSVDEQGRHGVVFSSLETDRLAVSLGARLAFATPYTWARMSLRRQGDVLEYRSSRRWPTPRGAGGRIVVRRGAVISEPDDLSVFLSARFGLHTRHLGRTWWVPNTHAPWVLREGELLELDDTLVAAAGLPGIVDSPPVSVLTTDPVHTSFGLPRLVP; encoded by the coding sequence GTGACCACCCTCGATCCGCGACCGCCGGCGCTGGCCGGTCCGAGGATCATGCGACAGACGTGGGCCGACCTGACGTACGTGCACTGGGCGGTCGACCCCGAGCGGGTCGCACCTTTGCTGCCGCCCGGGACGCGGCCCGACGCCCTGGACGGAGCGACCTACGTCGGCCTCATCCCGTTTGTCATGCGGCGGGCGGGCTTCGGGCGCGGCCCGGCCATCCCCTGGTTGGGCGACTTCCTCGAGACCAACGTGCGGCTCTACTCGGTCGACGAGCAGGGGCGCCACGGGGTCGTGTTCAGCTCCCTCGAGACCGACCGCCTGGCCGTGAGCCTCGGGGCCCGTCTCGCCTTCGCGACCCCCTACACCTGGGCCCGCATGTCGCTGCGGCGCCAGGGCGACGTGCTCGAGTACCGCTCGAGCCGCCGGTGGCCGACGCCGCGCGGGGCCGGTGGGCGGATCGTGGTGCGCCGGGGAGCCGTGATCAGTGAGCCGGACGACCTGTCGGTCTTCCTGAGCGCCCGGTTCGGTCTGCACACGCGCCACCTCGGACGCACGTGGTGGGTGCCGAACACGCATGCCCCCTGGGTCCTGCGCGAGGGCGAGCTGCTCGAGCTCGACGACACGCTCGTGGCCGCCGCTGGGCTTCCCGGCATCGTCGACTCCCCGCCTGTCTCGGTGCTCACGACCGATCCCGTGCACACGTCCTTCGGCCTGCCCCGCCTCGTCCCCTGA
- a CDS encoding alpha-ketoglutarate-dependent dioxygenase AlkB — protein MYFQGSLLDPDPGTGSGVSLASLGASVQRRELAHGAWVDVRPGWVRGADPLFLKLQTEVQWRADRREMYDSVVDVPRLLAAFGPRDAWPHPSLMAMREALEAHYVDELAEPFVSAGLCYYRDGRDSVAWHGDRIGRGRSEDTMVAIVSLGSPRRLSLRPRGGGDTIGFLLGHGDLLVMGGSCQRTWDHAVLKTSRPVGPRISVQLRPRGVL, from the coding sequence GTGTACTTCCAGGGCTCCCTGCTGGATCCCGACCCCGGCACGGGGTCGGGGGTCTCGCTCGCGTCCCTCGGCGCGTCGGTGCAGCGTCGCGAGCTCGCGCACGGGGCTTGGGTCGACGTGCGGCCTGGCTGGGTCCGCGGTGCGGATCCCCTGTTCCTGAAGCTGCAGACCGAGGTCCAGTGGAGGGCCGACCGGCGCGAGATGTACGACTCCGTCGTCGACGTGCCCCGGTTGCTCGCGGCCTTCGGTCCCCGCGACGCGTGGCCGCACCCGTCCCTCATGGCGATGCGCGAGGCGCTCGAGGCGCACTACGTCGACGAGCTCGCCGAGCCGTTCGTGTCGGCGGGCCTGTGCTACTACCGCGACGGCCGCGACAGCGTGGCGTGGCACGGCGACCGCATCGGCCGGGGTCGCAGCGAGGACACCATGGTCGCGATCGTCTCGCTCGGCTCCCCGCGCCGCCTGAGCCTGAGGCCGCGCGGCGGCGGCGACACGATCGGCTTCCTGCTCGGGCACGGCGATCTGCTCGTGATGGGCGGCAGCTGTCAGCGCACGTGGGACCACGCCGTGCTCAAGACCTCGAGACCCGTCGGACCACGCATCTCCGTGCAGCTGCGACCGCGCGGCGTCCTCTGA
- a CDS encoding DUF2516 family protein, with protein MLELGSLQTTLALGLTIVLFVVKAFALGDCFARNGRDFDGAGTLSKNAWLLILGIAIAAHLVWWYPLSLLNLAGTVAALVYLAQVRGSSSSSW; from the coding sequence GTGCTCGAACTCGGATCCCTCCAGACGACGCTCGCGCTGGGCCTCACGATCGTGCTGTTCGTGGTGAAGGCCTTCGCGCTCGGCGACTGCTTCGCGCGCAACGGACGTGACTTCGACGGCGCCGGCACGCTCTCGAAGAATGCCTGGTTGCTGATCCTCGGCATTGCGATCGCGGCGCACCTGGTCTGGTGGTACCCGCTGTCGCTGCTGAACCTCGCCGGCACGGTCGCCGCGCTGGTGTACCTGGCGCAGGTGCGTGGGTCGTCGTCCTCGTCGTGGTGA
- a CDS encoding helix-turn-helix domain-containing protein, whose amino-acid sequence MAKLTATEGVTGAVKDTVKDTVGGLGEYLREQRRQAQLSLRQLAEESDVSNPYLSQIERGLRRPSAEVLQQIAKALRISAESLYVRAGILDADRSGARMVEDAIALDARLTERQKSTLLDIYRSFVGADVTAGDELALELSEQTENTNVQEDTP is encoded by the coding sequence ATGGCCAAGCTGACCGCGACGGAAGGCGTCACCGGCGCCGTGAAGGACACCGTCAAGGACACCGTGGGGGGACTCGGCGAGTACCTCCGCGAACAGCGACGCCAGGCCCAGCTCTCGCTGCGGCAGCTGGCCGAGGAGTCGGACGTCTCGAACCCGTACCTCAGCCAGATCGAGCGAGGACTGCGTCGTCCGTCGGCAGAGGTGTTGCAGCAGATCGCCAAGGCACTGCGCATCTCGGCCGAGTCGCTCTACGTGCGCGCCGGGATCCTCGACGCGGACCGGAGCGGCGCTCGGATGGTCGAGGACGCCATCGCCCTCGACGCGCGACTGACCGAGCGACAGAAGTCGACCCTGCTCGACATCTACCGCTCGTTCGTCGGAGCCGACGTCACCGCCGGTGACGAGCTGGCACTGGAGCTGTCCGAGCAGACCGAGAACACCAACGTCCAGGAGGACACCCCATGA
- a CDS encoding asparaginase, with amino-acid sequence MDVLVEVERSGLVESRHRGVLVHVDPAGAVDWAIGDPDTVIFPRSANKPIQALAMLEAGLPLEGRELAIATSSHHGEVMHLELVRSVLARAGLDEPALQTPASWPDSPHEHARVIRAGGGKAPILMDCSGKHAAMLLVCVLRGWSTGDYLTPEHPLQRQVTETFARLTGGSPDVVGVDGCGAPLLATSVARLARAVGSIATGSTDASRRLVAAIAAHPTLVSGTRAPERHFVERLPGAIAKTGAESTMVVGWPDGSALVGKIEDGSARALTVAMSRAVEVLGGPVVLPEPRPVVLGGGRPVGQVRPAF; translated from the coding sequence GTGGACGTGCTGGTGGAGGTCGAGAGGTCGGGGCTCGTCGAGAGCCGTCATCGCGGCGTGCTGGTGCACGTCGACCCTGCTGGGGCGGTCGACTGGGCGATCGGCGACCCGGACACGGTCATCTTCCCGCGGTCCGCGAACAAGCCGATCCAGGCGCTGGCGATGCTCGAGGCCGGGCTTCCGCTCGAGGGCCGGGAGCTGGCGATCGCGACGTCGAGCCACCACGGCGAGGTCATGCACCTCGAGCTGGTGCGGTCGGTGCTCGCCCGTGCCGGGCTGGACGAGCCGGCGCTGCAGACGCCGGCCTCCTGGCCGGACTCGCCGCACGAGCACGCCCGGGTCATCCGCGCGGGGGGCGGCAAGGCGCCGATCTTGATGGACTGCTCCGGCAAGCACGCCGCGATGCTGCTCGTCTGCGTGCTGCGCGGGTGGTCGACCGGGGACTACCTGACGCCCGAGCACCCGCTCCAGCGCCAGGTCACCGAGACCTTCGCCCGCCTCACCGGCGGGTCCCCGGACGTCGTCGGGGTCGACGGGTGTGGCGCCCCGCTGCTCGCGACATCCGTCGCGCGCCTGGCCCGCGCCGTGGGGTCGATCGCCACCGGCAGCACGGACGCGTCGCGGCGCCTGGTCGCGGCGATCGCGGCGCACCCCACGCTCGTCAGCGGAACTCGCGCGCCCGAGCGCCACTTCGTCGAGCGGCTCCCGGGCGCGATCGCGAAGACCGGCGCGGAGAGCACGATGGTCGTCGGCTGGCCCGACGGGTCGGCCCTGGTCGGCAAGATCGAGGACGGTTCGGCGCGGGCACTGACGGTGGCGATGTCGCGCGCGGTCGAGGTCCTGGGTGGCCCGGTCGTGCTGCCGGAGCCCCGACCCGTGGTGCTCGGGGGCGGTCGCCCCGTCGGTCAGGTCAGGCCGGCGTTCTGA
- a CDS encoding mannose-1-phosphate guanylyltransferase yields MTRPSLDDFHAIVPAGGSGTRLWPLSRQSRPKFLLDLLGSGRTLLQQTWDRLEPLVGTERLHVVTGISHTGGVREQLPDLGHLVVEPSPRDSMPAIAVAAAIIAERDPDAIIGSFAADHVVEDEAVFAAAVGEAVEAARTGLLVTIGITPTSPSTAFGYIEGGDPLDLAGAPTAHAVRRFVEKPDLETARGYVASGDFSWNAGMFVVRASVLLDHLARLQPTLHDGVREIARSWNTPDRDEVLARIWPTLTKIAIDHAIAEPVSLEGGMAVVPGTFGWDDIGDFAALADVGATSTDGTIFVDADGLVISSEGTTVAVVGLTDVVVAHTADAVLVTTREHSQRVKEVSAALQELGRADLR; encoded by the coding sequence GTGACGCGCCCCTCCTTGGACGACTTCCACGCCATCGTGCCCGCCGGCGGGTCCGGGACCCGCCTGTGGCCACTCTCGCGACAGTCCCGCCCCAAGTTCCTGCTCGACCTGCTGGGCAGCGGACGCACGCTCCTGCAGCAGACCTGGGACCGGCTCGAGCCGCTCGTCGGCACCGAGCGCCTCCACGTCGTGACGGGGATCTCCCACACCGGCGGGGTGCGCGAGCAGCTGCCCGACCTGGGCCACCTGGTCGTCGAGCCGTCGCCGCGCGACTCGATGCCCGCGATCGCGGTCGCCGCCGCGATCATCGCCGAGCGCGATCCCGACGCGATCATCGGCTCGTTCGCCGCCGATCACGTCGTTGAGGACGAGGCCGTCTTCGCGGCGGCCGTCGGCGAGGCCGTCGAGGCGGCTCGCACCGGACTGCTCGTGACGATCGGCATCACCCCGACCTCCCCCTCGACCGCGTTCGGCTACATCGAGGGCGGCGACCCGCTCGACCTCGCGGGAGCCCCCACCGCCCACGCCGTCCGCCGCTTCGTGGAGAAGCCCGACCTCGAGACCGCCCGCGGGTACGTCGCCAGTGGCGACTTCAGCTGGAACGCGGGAATGTTCGTCGTGCGCGCCTCGGTGCTGCTCGACCACCTCGCGCGGCTGCAGCCCACGCTGCACGACGGGGTCCGGGAGATCGCCCGGTCCTGGAACACCCCCGACCGCGACGAGGTCCTCGCCCGGATCTGGCCGACGCTGACCAAGATCGCGATCGACCACGCGATCGCCGAGCCGGTCTCGCTCGAGGGCGGCATGGCGGTCGTGCCCGGCACCTTCGGCTGGGACGACATCGGCGACTTCGCGGCGCTCGCCGACGTCGGTGCCACCTCGACCGACGGCACGATCTTCGTCGACGCCGACGGCCTCGTGATCTCCTCCGAGGGCACCACCGTCGCCGTCGTCGGGCTCACCGACGTCGTGGTCGCCCACACGGCCGACGCGGTGCTGGTCACGACCCGCGAGCACAGCCAACGGGTCAAGGAGGTCTCGGCCGCGCTGCAGGAGCTCGGCCGGGCCGACCTGCGCTGA
- the manA gene encoding mannose-6-phosphate isomerase, class I: protein MHRLQNASRAYDWGSSSDIPHFLGASPDGRPFAEVWMGTHELSPSEVEVEGVSTPLGEVAGQLPFMMKILAAGRPLSLQVHPNAQLARIGFEAENERGVPLDAAHRTYKDPRHKPEMAYALTTFDTLVGFRPTAEILRVLDAIDTGLTQRLAEELRSKPGFDGIVRIVEQLLTEPPAAAEVAEIVEQCHRLVDQHVDVKRAYVTLIEVAEHFPGDPGLVITLLLNRVTLQPGEAAFLGAGIIHAHLHGMCIEVMTSSDNVLRAGLTSKHVDPDGLVTCLERGMSRLARITPEVVGTETEVFAPDVDEFALAVTQVAASDANGTPLYGGGRRIVLCTGGHVELVTATGGRTALVRGDSVYVDAGDGAVRVVGTGEVAVAFTPDEETPGRLIDLV, encoded by the coding sequence ATGCACCGGCTGCAGAACGCTTCGCGCGCCTACGACTGGGGCTCGTCCTCGGACATCCCCCACTTCCTCGGCGCGTCGCCCGACGGCAGGCCGTTCGCGGAGGTGTGGATGGGCACCCACGAGCTGAGCCCGTCCGAGGTCGAGGTGGAGGGCGTGTCGACCCCGCTCGGTGAGGTCGCCGGCCAGCTGCCGTTCATGATGAAGATCCTGGCGGCGGGCCGGCCGCTGTCGCTGCAGGTGCATCCGAACGCCCAGCTCGCCCGGATCGGGTTCGAGGCCGAGAACGAGCGCGGGGTCCCGCTCGACGCGGCGCACCGCACCTACAAGGATCCGCGCCACAAGCCCGAGATGGCCTACGCGCTCACGACCTTCGACACGTTGGTCGGGTTCCGCCCCACGGCCGAGATCCTGCGTGTGCTCGACGCGATCGACACCGGGCTCACGCAGCGGCTCGCCGAGGAGCTCCGCAGCAAGCCGGGCTTCGACGGCATCGTCCGGATCGTCGAGCAGCTGCTGACCGAACCGCCCGCCGCGGCCGAGGTCGCCGAGATCGTCGAGCAGTGCCACCGCCTGGTCGACCAGCACGTCGACGTCAAGCGCGCCTACGTCACCCTGATCGAGGTCGCCGAGCACTTCCCGGGCGACCCCGGGCTCGTCATCACGCTCCTGCTGAACCGGGTGACCCTGCAGCCGGGGGAGGCAGCCTTCCTCGGGGCCGGCATCATCCACGCCCACCTGCACGGGATGTGCATCGAGGTCATGACGTCCTCCGACAACGTGCTGCGGGCTGGCCTGACGTCCAAGCACGTCGATCCCGACGGACTCGTCACGTGCCTCGAGCGGGGGATGTCGCGACTGGCGCGCATCACGCCCGAGGTGGTGGGCACCGAGACCGAGGTCTTCGCCCCCGACGTCGACGAGTTCGCGCTCGCGGTGACCCAGGTCGCCGCGAGCGACGCCAACGGCACCCCGCTCTACGGTGGGGGTCGCCGCATCGTGCTGTGCACCGGAGGGCACGTCGAGCTCGTGACGGCGACGGGCGGTCGCACCGCCCTGGTCCGCGGCGACTCGGTGTACGTCGACGCCGGTGACGGCGCCGTCAGGGTCGTCGGCACGGGCGAGGTGGCCGTGGCGTTCACGCCGGACGAGGAGACGCCGGGTCGCCTGATCGACCTGGTCTGA
- a CDS encoding DEAD/DEAH box helicase, which produces MSATPSTFADLGLSPGLVAVLSELGYESPTPIQARAIPELLQGRDVVGLAQTGTGKTAAFALPMLDALDPDRSETQALIMAPTRELALQVADAVTSYAAKLPGIRVLPVYGGQGYAAQLRGLERGAHVVVGTPGRVIDHLERGSLELSGLEHLVLDEADEMLTMGFAEDVERILRDTPDDKQVALFSATMPPAIRRLAKKYLDDPVDVSIDASIRSTSTVKQRWIGVHHHGKFDALTRLLEVENGDGLLIFVRTKQSTEDLAERLRGRGFDAAALNGDLAQAQRERIVGGLKSGAIDIVVATDVAARGLDVDRITHVINYDIPHDTEAYVHRIGRTGRAGRSGDAIVFVTPRERRMLSALEKVSGRTLEQMSVPSPDEVNERRASRLTESITASLGSPQFPAFRSLVEGYASEQGVEMIDIAAALAVLSADDPNFFLRPEDEVRQAARSERRDRDDREPRESREPREPREPRERGDSRSSDRSFQDSGDWTRYRLAVGKRHKIGPSAIVGALANEGGLKRSDFGKITIGADHAIVELTAGLPAAVFDALATTRISGKLIDLTLDDGPPPRRERARAGDDDRGGRGGRPSKGPRKPRHTARRD; this is translated from the coding sequence ATGAGTGCCACGCCGTCCACCTTCGCCGACCTGGGCCTGTCGCCCGGTCTCGTGGCGGTGCTCTCCGAGCTCGGCTACGAGTCGCCGACGCCGATCCAGGCCCGCGCCATCCCGGAGCTCTTGCAGGGTCGGGACGTGGTCGGACTGGCGCAGACGGGCACGGGCAAGACGGCCGCGTTCGCCCTGCCGATGCTCGACGCGCTCGACCCCGACCGCAGCGAGACGCAGGCCCTGATCATGGCGCCGACCCGCGAGCTGGCCCTGCAGGTCGCCGACGCCGTCACGAGCTATGCCGCGAAGCTCCCCGGAATCCGCGTCCTGCCCGTCTACGGCGGCCAGGGCTACGCCGCGCAGCTCCGCGGTCTCGAGCGGGGGGCGCACGTCGTGGTGGGCACGCCCGGCCGCGTCATCGACCACCTCGAGCGCGGCAGCCTGGAGCTGTCCGGACTCGAGCACCTGGTGCTCGACGAGGCCGACGAGATGCTCACGATGGGCTTCGCCGAGGACGTCGAGCGGATCCTGCGCGACACCCCCGACGACAAGCAGGTGGCGCTGTTCTCGGCCACGATGCCGCCCGCGATCCGCCGCCTCGCCAAGAAGTACCTCGACGACCCGGTCGACGTCTCGATCGACGCCAGCATCCGGTCGACGTCGACGGTGAAGCAGCGCTGGATCGGCGTGCACCACCACGGCAAGTTCGACGCCCTCACCCGGCTCCTCGAGGTCGAGAACGGTGACGGGCTGCTCATCTTCGTGCGCACCAAGCAGTCGACCGAGGATCTCGCGGAGCGGTTGCGCGGTCGGGGCTTCGACGCCGCCGCGCTCAACGGTGACCTGGCGCAGGCCCAGCGCGAGCGCATCGTCGGCGGGCTGAAGTCGGGAGCGATCGACATCGTCGTCGCCACCGACGTCGCGGCCCGCGGCCTCGACGTCGACCGCATCACGCACGTCATCAACTACGACATCCCGCACGACACCGAGGCCTACGTGCACCGCATCGGACGCACGGGCCGCGCCGGCCGCAGCGGTGACGCGATCGTGTTCGTCACCCCCCGCGAGCGACGCATGCTCTCGGCGCTCGAGAAGGTCTCCGGGCGCACCCTCGAGCAGATGTCGGTCCCGTCGCCCGACGAGGTCAACGAGCGTCGGGCCTCGCGCCTGACGGAGTCGATCACCGCCAGCCTCGGCTCACCCCAGTTCCCCGCGTTCCGGTCGCTGGTGGAGGGCTACGCCTCCGAGCAGGGCGTCGAGATGATCGACATCGCGGCGGCCCTGGCCGTCCTCAGCGCCGACGACCCGAACTTCTTCCTGCGACCGGAGGACGAGGTGCGCCAGGCGGCACGCTCGGAGCGCCGCGACCGCGACGACCGTGAGCCGCGAGAGTCCCGTGAGCCGCGCGAGCCCCGGGAGCCCCGGGAGCGTGGCGACTCCCGCTCGTCCGACCGATCCTTCCAGGACTCCGGCGACTGGACGCGCTACCGCCTCGCTGTGGGCAAGCGGCACAAGATCGGACCGTCGGCGATTGTCGGCGCCCTGGCGAACGAGGGTGGCCTCAAGCGGTCCGACTTCGGCAAGATCACGATCGGCGCCGACCACGCGATCGTCGAGCTGACCGCCGGCCTCCCGGCCGCCGTGTTCGACGCGCTGGCCACGACGCGCATCTCCGGCAAGCTCATCGACCTCACGCTCGACGACGGCCCCCCGCCGCGCCGCGAGCGCGCCCGGGCGGGCGACGACGACCGGGGCGGTCGCGGGGGACGCCCGTCCAAGGGTCCGCGCAAGCCACGCCACACGGCCCGCCGCGACTGA
- a CDS encoding polysaccharide biosynthesis tyrosine autokinase: protein MRHTFLAVVRRWPILAAATLLGIGLAALAVTFQTPQYTGTAAVLVQQTGESGPTSPGARIVASYADALQGRDLAAEAGVDGPVTTTVEEGSDVVTLQVDADSADEARDQAAALTDTFVAWVAERAGESGLAATVVSSAAADGSPTSPVWAWFLLVGAGAGLLLGVVVALARSGAPAVVGTADDAKSLTDAPVLGTVAQDPDMNEHPLLSQLESNHPRRESMRILRTNLQFLDVDSPQQVITITSALPGEGKSTTSASLAIALAETGRRVLLIDGDLRKPRLDTLFGLERTVGLTTTLVGRVSPESAIQATRTAGLDLLTSGTLPPNPSELLQTEAMLQLVGQLSELYDLVLIDAPPLLAVTDGALLAALSDGALVVVRHGRTRLDELKGAAERLQAVGARVLGTVITMTPRRSTSRYGYGSGYGPEFFARETASTSRRGGSRRRT, encoded by the coding sequence GTGCGTCACACCTTCCTCGCCGTCGTCCGTCGCTGGCCGATCCTGGCCGCCGCGACCCTCCTCGGGATCGGCCTCGCCGCGCTCGCGGTGACGTTCCAGACGCCGCAGTACACCGGCACCGCCGCGGTCCTCGTGCAGCAGACCGGCGAGTCGGGTCCGACCTCGCCCGGCGCCCGGATCGTGGCCTCGTACGCGGACGCCCTCCAGGGGCGCGACCTCGCCGCCGAGGCGGGGGTCGACGGACCGGTCACGACCACGGTCGAGGAGGGCTCCGACGTCGTGACCCTGCAGGTCGACGCCGACTCCGCCGACGAGGCGCGCGACCAGGCCGCCGCCCTCACCGACACCTTCGTCGCCTGGGTGGCCGAGCGCGCCGGCGAGTCCGGCCTGGCGGCCACGGTGGTCTCGTCCGCCGCGGCCGATGGCTCCCCCACCAGCCCCGTCTGGGCCTGGTTCCTGCTCGTCGGCGCCGGCGCCGGACTGCTGCTCGGCGTCGTCGTGGCCCTGGCCCGGTCCGGCGCCCCGGCGGTCGTGGGCACCGCCGACGACGCGAAGTCGCTGACCGACGCCCCCGTGCTCGGCACCGTCGCCCAGGACCCCGACATGAACGAGCACCCGCTGCTGTCGCAGCTGGAGTCGAACCACCCCCGACGCGAGTCGATGCGGATCCTGCGCACCAACCTGCAGTTCCTCGACGTCGACTCCCCGCAGCAGGTCATCACGATCACGAGCGCCCTCCCGGGCGAGGGCAAGTCCACGACGTCGGCCTCGCTCGCGATCGCGCTGGCCGAGACCGGGCGCCGGGTCCTGCTGATCGACGGCGACCTGCGCAAGCCCCGGCTCGACACGCTGTTCGGGCTCGAGCGCACGGTGGGGCTCACGACGACCCTCGTCGGTCGCGTGTCCCCGGAGTCCGCGATCCAGGCCACCCGCACGGCCGGGCTCGACCTCCTGACGAGCGGCACCCTGCCGCCCAACCCGTCCGAGCTGCTGCAGACCGAGGCGATGCTCCAGCTGGTCGGCCAGCTCTCGGAGCTCTACGACCTCGTGCTGATCGACGCCCCGCCCCTGCTCGCGGTCACGGACGGGGCGCTGCTGGCGGCGCTCTCGGACGGGGCCCTCGTCGTGGTGCGCCACGGTCGGACGCGGCTCGACGAGCTCAAGGGGGCGGCGGAGCGCCTGCAGGCGGTCGGCGCCCGCGTGCTCGGCACCGTCATCACCATGACGCCGCGCCGCTCCACGTCACGCTACGGCTACGGCAGCGGCTACGGACCGGAGTTCTTCGCCCGTGAGACCGCCAGCACGTCACGCCGCGGCGGCTCCCGGCGCCGCACGTGA